One segment of Vibrio mimicus DNA contains the following:
- a CDS encoding tyrosine-type recombinase/integrase, translating into MANNLTARQIQTAKPKDKLYRLSDGGNLYFCVRPSNSRSWQFRYKRPGQDKITYLSFGTYPDMSLAEAREKALEARKQLADGIDPQLAKEEQKAKTITEQNATFKFVAEQWKATKEGQIKEKTLEGNWRKLELYAFPKLGSIPVSKLTAPMAIAALRPIESQGLLETVKRTAQLMNEIMNYAVNSGVIHANPLAGIRDVFKKHKVVHMKALQPHEMHDLIRTVATANIQHVTRFLIEWQLHTMVRPNEASGARWEEIDMVNKLWIIPKERMKMNREHVVPLTAQTLAILEAIKPISGHREFIFPSSRNPKVPTDSETANKALGRMGFKDRTTAHGLRALASTTLNEQGFQPDVIEAALAHTDKNQIRKAYNCTDYLDSRRKLMSWWSEHIEKSSYGSYSVAGTGYLHLLKA; encoded by the coding sequence ATGGCAAATAATCTAACCGCAAGGCAAATTCAAACCGCAAAACCTAAGGATAAGCTTTATCGTTTATCTGATGGCGGCAATCTCTACTTTTGCGTACGTCCAAGCAATTCTCGCTCATGGCAATTCCGTTATAAACGACCAGGACAAGATAAGATCACTTATCTTTCGTTTGGTACCTATCCCGATATGTCTTTGGCGGAAGCTCGAGAGAAAGCCCTTGAGGCTCGCAAGCAGTTAGCGGATGGTATTGACCCTCAACTCGCTAAAGAAGAACAAAAAGCAAAAACCATTACTGAACAAAATGCGACGTTCAAGTTTGTCGCTGAGCAATGGAAGGCTACGAAGGAAGGACAAATAAAAGAGAAGACACTGGAAGGGAATTGGCGAAAACTTGAACTTTATGCCTTTCCCAAATTGGGCTCGATACCCGTTAGTAAACTTACTGCGCCGATGGCCATCGCTGCATTACGGCCAATAGAGTCTCAAGGATTACTAGAAACTGTAAAACGCACCGCCCAACTTATGAATGAAATCATGAACTATGCGGTAAATAGCGGTGTCATTCATGCTAACCCATTAGCTGGCATCCGTGATGTGTTTAAAAAACACAAAGTGGTGCACATGAAAGCCCTGCAACCACATGAAATGCATGATCTTATACGCACCGTTGCTACAGCAAATATCCAGCATGTGACACGATTTTTAATTGAATGGCAACTTCACACCATGGTTCGGCCTAACGAAGCCTCTGGTGCTCGTTGGGAAGAAATCGACATGGTTAATAAGCTTTGGATTATCCCTAAAGAGCGAATGAAGATGAACCGCGAGCACGTAGTCCCACTGACAGCACAAACATTGGCTATTCTTGAAGCGATTAAGCCCATCAGTGGTCATAGAGAATTCATTTTCCCATCTAGCCGTAATCCAAAGGTACCCACCGATTCTGAAACCGCTAATAAAGCACTTGGCAGAATGGGATTTAAGGATAGAACGACCGCGCACGGTCTTCGTGCTTTGGCAAGTACCACTCTTAATGAACAGGGCTTTCAACCTGATGTCATTGAAGCCGCATTGGCTCATACTGACAAAAACCAAATACGCAAAGCATACAACTGTACCGACTATTTAGACTCTCGTCGAAAGCTTATGAGCTGGTGGAGTGAGCATATCGAAAAATCTAGCTATGGAAGTTACAGTGTGGCTGGTACTGGATATTTGCACTTACTGAAAGCCTAA
- a CDS encoding host specificity protein J: MKKPVIAGSKAGESKPYTPYEAPNDLRSIATARVLIALGEGEFAGGITEKDIFLDGTPLMSASGSMNFDGVKWDFRPGTVNQSYIAGFPAVESEIAVGVELTSDTPWTKAINDIQVSAAVIRFRWPSLQEMKDNGDVVGYSIQYRIDVSTDGGSFVTVATRSVTGKTNTLYERSTRVDLPAGNTRTIRVTRLTANQNNSRVSDAMFIGAITEVIDRKMRYPNTALLGIQFDASQFSNIPTVSVLAKMRKIRVPDTYDPETRTYSGIWSGAFKMAYSNNPAWVTYDLIVENRFSIGDKVGAQFVDKYELYKIAQYCDQQVPDGKGGTEHRYECNIYIATAAEAWQVLRDLSSIYRGMIYWMQSQMTVRADMPRDVDYVFTNANVIDGTFTYSGSDERVKYTRALVSYDNPDNNYESDVTSTYDNALQRRYGDNVVELSAFGCTRESEAQRRGKWAIYTNNNDRTVSFKTGMEGEIPSLGDIVAIADDLIAGSRIGGRIASVSSDGKTITVDKEIAAESGDKLLINLPSGKAESRTVVSSTGKEIRVSTAYSESPAPFLQWTLEKSTLTHQLFQIVSARKADSESIEYEFSGVAYNPSKFDFVDTGARIEDRPVSQIPVGGMEAPEQVTIGQNVYVEQTMAVTVMTIGWSAVKNAVAYEVEWRKDYGEWVKLPRTGQLSIDVKGVYTGQYLARVRAVNSYDVASIPKSSNLTDIVGKTGEPPKLAIFRTASRPFAIFLDWSFGPDSEDALYTEIEYADNALGENAAFLGSYAYPTSDHLMMGLAAGVRFWFRARIKDRTGNVGQWTDWTLGESSVDADEILSYLGGKIGEGELAPGLVEQIKDNVAEGIVDDIGGKIENDLIGHLTGDDENAPQDILWYAGDDESQTSFVGNTTITSAYNDDDYARSKQIFILGSRVDRNQALIARVDATSVSRDEALAQSITQLSANIDENTAKILFEQTVRADADSALAQQISVLSAQVGEATAAIANEQIVRAEADSALAQQIQTISAQVDDAEAVIQQTSEALVELDGSIKANWQVKTQVTADGKVVQAGMGLGASIGADGTVRSEFLVMADTVGFLNTINGQIHTPFVFDTVNDTVYLSSAIIGNATISFAKIANDIQSTNYQAGVSGWRLDKNGNAELNDATFRGTVSAKQIVGDITSSISKSNARVTAQTNQTPWVRSAVFGTVSIKNARDWDRSMAINLNLQLNVISGETFSSGKARAVIVSSAGQTYYSNELFVYVVDTNYPKARTDVSFNLPVPKNSAPSFSIYVECARDSATRTINVSASIGSPTTNNIWTALLLSNGGDLQ; this comes from the coding sequence ATGAAGAAACCCGTTATTGCAGGCAGTAAAGCTGGTGAGTCAAAACCCTACACTCCTTACGAAGCCCCAAACGATTTACGTTCTATTGCGACCGCAAGAGTTCTTATCGCACTTGGTGAGGGTGAATTTGCTGGTGGCATTACAGAAAAAGACATTTTTCTTGATGGCACTCCGCTCATGTCCGCAAGCGGCTCAATGAATTTTGATGGCGTAAAGTGGGATTTTAGACCAGGTACCGTAAACCAAAGTTATATCGCCGGCTTTCCTGCGGTGGAATCTGAAATTGCGGTTGGCGTTGAGCTCACCAGTGATACACCTTGGACTAAGGCGATCAATGATATCCAAGTTTCGGCAGCGGTCATTCGCTTTCGCTGGCCATCGCTGCAAGAAATGAAAGATAACGGCGATGTGGTCGGTTACTCGATTCAATATCGCATTGACGTTTCCACCGATGGTGGCAGCTTTGTTACGGTTGCCACGCGCAGTGTTACTGGCAAAACCAATACGCTTTACGAGCGTAGCACTAGGGTAGATCTGCCTGCAGGAAACACAAGAACCATCCGTGTTACTCGCCTTACTGCAAACCAGAACAACAGCCGTGTTTCTGACGCCATGTTTATCGGAGCGATCACTGAGGTGATTGATCGCAAAATGCGATACCCAAACACCGCGCTGTTGGGCATTCAGTTTGACGCGAGCCAGTTCAGCAACATCCCAACTGTGAGCGTATTGGCAAAAATGCGCAAAATTCGTGTGCCTGACACGTATGACCCAGAAACCCGAACTTACAGCGGTATTTGGTCTGGTGCGTTTAAAATGGCGTACAGCAACAATCCTGCTTGGGTCACTTACGATCTTATCGTTGAAAACCGTTTTTCCATCGGCGATAAAGTGGGCGCTCAGTTTGTTGATAAGTACGAGCTTTACAAGATCGCTCAGTATTGTGATCAGCAAGTGCCAGACGGCAAAGGCGGCACGGAGCATCGCTACGAGTGCAACATTTACATTGCGACCGCTGCCGAGGCTTGGCAAGTTCTGCGTGATCTCTCCTCCATCTATCGAGGCATGATCTACTGGATGCAAAGCCAGATGACTGTGCGCGCCGATATGCCGCGTGATGTGGATTATGTATTCACCAACGCTAACGTCATTGATGGCACTTTCACTTATTCTGGCAGTGACGAACGCGTGAAATACACACGCGCGCTTGTCAGTTATGACAACCCAGATAACAACTACGAATCAGACGTTACCAGCACTTACGATAACGCGCTGCAGCGCCGCTACGGCGATAATGTGGTTGAACTTTCTGCTTTCGGTTGTACTCGTGAATCCGAAGCGCAGCGCCGCGGTAAATGGGCGATTTACACGAACAACAACGATCGCACTGTCAGCTTTAAAACTGGCATGGAAGGTGAAATTCCTTCATTGGGTGATATCGTCGCGATTGCTGATGACCTGATCGCTGGATCTCGCATTGGCGGAAGAATTGCCAGCGTGTCTTCCGATGGAAAAACCATCACAGTAGACAAGGAAATTGCGGCAGAATCCGGTGATAAGCTCTTGATCAATCTTCCGTCTGGAAAGGCGGAAAGCCGAACTGTGGTGAGCTCAACGGGCAAAGAGATCAGAGTTTCTACTGCTTACAGTGAATCACCTGCCCCATTCCTGCAATGGACACTGGAAAAAAGCACGTTAACCCATCAGCTTTTCCAAATAGTCAGCGCAAGAAAGGCCGACTCAGAAAGTATTGAGTATGAGTTTTCAGGCGTTGCTTACAACCCAAGTAAGTTTGACTTTGTTGATACTGGCGCGCGGATTGAAGATAGACCTGTCAGCCAAATTCCTGTGGGTGGAATGGAAGCGCCAGAGCAAGTCACGATCGGCCAGAATGTTTACGTAGAGCAAACCATGGCCGTGACCGTGATGACCATCGGATGGTCTGCGGTGAAAAACGCTGTGGCTTATGAGGTGGAATGGCGTAAAGACTACGGCGAGTGGGTGAAGCTGCCAAGAACTGGGCAACTCAGCATTGATGTTAAGGGCGTTTACACGGGACAATATCTGGCCAGAGTGCGCGCCGTTAACTCTTACGATGTGGCATCAATCCCGAAATCATCAAACCTCACTGATATTGTCGGTAAAACCGGAGAGCCGCCAAAGCTGGCGATTTTCCGCACCGCAAGCCGACCTTTTGCGATTTTCCTGGATTGGTCATTTGGCCCCGATTCTGAAGATGCGCTCTATACAGAAATTGAGTACGCCGATAACGCGCTAGGTGAAAACGCCGCTTTCTTAGGTAGCTACGCCTACCCAACCAGTGATCACCTTATGATGGGTTTGGCCGCTGGTGTACGCTTTTGGTTCAGAGCCAGAATTAAGGACCGAACCGGAAACGTAGGGCAATGGACCGACTGGACGCTTGGTGAATCATCAGTTGATGCGGATGAAATCCTAAGCTATCTAGGCGGTAAAATTGGCGAGGGAGAACTTGCACCCGGATTGGTTGAGCAGATTAAGGATAATGTTGCCGAAGGCATTGTGGATGATATTGGCGGTAAAATTGAAAATGACCTGATCGGACACCTTACCGGAGATGATGAAAACGCCCCCCAAGACATTCTCTGGTATGCCGGTGATGATGAGTCACAAACCTCATTTGTGGGTAACACCACGATCACGTCAGCTTACAACGATGATGACTATGCGCGATCTAAGCAAATTTTCATTCTTGGTTCTCGGGTCGATAGAAACCAAGCTCTTATTGCTCGGGTAGATGCAACATCAGTATCAAGAGATGAGGCGCTAGCTCAATCAATCACCCAACTTTCTGCAAACATCGATGAGAACACGGCCAAGATCCTATTTGAGCAAACCGTGAGAGCGGATGCTGACTCGGCATTAGCTCAGCAGATCAGTGTGCTTTCAGCGCAAGTTGGTGAAGCCACCGCCGCCATTGCAAACGAGCAAATTGTGCGAGCGGAAGCAGACTCTGCTTTGGCGCAGCAAATTCAAACCATTTCTGCTCAAGTGGATGATGCCGAGGCAGTGATCCAGCAAACCTCAGAAGCACTGGTTGAATTAGATGGTTCTATCAAGGCGAACTGGCAAGTTAAAACCCAAGTCACGGCAGATGGCAAAGTGGTTCAAGCTGGCATGGGGTTAGGTGCATCGATTGGTGCTGACGGAACGGTAAGATCTGAGTTTTTGGTTATGGCCGACACCGTTGGTTTTCTAAATACCATCAACGGCCAGATTCATACTCCTTTTGTTTTTGACACCGTTAACGATACCGTTTACCTAAGTTCCGCAATCATCGGCAACGCTACCATTAGCTTTGCGAAGATCGCTAACGATATTCAGTCAACGAACTATCAAGCGGGTGTGTCCGGTTGGAGATTGGATAAGAACGGAAACGCAGAGTTAAATGATGCAACCTTTAGGGGCACAGTATCAGCTAAGCAGATCGTCGGCGACATAACATCATCAATAAGTAAATCCAATGCTAGAGTCACAGCTCAAACAAACCAAACCCCATGGGTTAGAAGCGCTGTTTTTGGCACTGTTTCAATCAAAAATGCAAGAGATTGGGATAGGTCTATGGCGATCAACTTAAATTTGCAACTAAATGTTATTTCTGGTGAGACGTTCTCTTCTGGAAAAGCAAGAGCTGTCATCGTATCTAGTGCAGGGCAAACTTACTACTCTAATGAATTATTTGTTTATGTAGTTGACACTAATTACCCAAAAGCTCGTACAGATGTTTCCTTTAACCTTCCTGTACCAAAAAATTCCGCACCATCATTTTCAATATATGTTGAATGCGCAAGGGATTCGGCAACAAGAACAATCAATGTTAGCGCTTCAATCGGATCACCAACTACAAACAATATCTGGACAGCATTGCTGTTGAGCAATGGCGGAGATCTACAGTGA
- a CDS encoding tail assembly protein, translated as MQTTILLSGSLAKRFGREHAYHLDSGTLKEAFSALKNTIEGFEQFIKEQSKSGVRYAIFRNRENVSDSELLMSGTREVRIVPVVGGSKRGGILQTVLGVALIAVAGIATGGLGAAFAAGAGAWGTAASVGLAMSIGGVVQMISPQQQGLSTREASENAPSYAFGGAVNTTAAGHIVGIGYGRRMIGGAVISAGIFAEDIAN; from the coding sequence ATGCAAACCACCATCTTACTTTCCGGTTCTCTGGCGAAGAGATTCGGGCGCGAGCACGCCTATCATTTGGATTCTGGAACCTTAAAAGAAGCCTTTTCAGCATTAAAGAACACGATTGAGGGATTTGAGCAGTTCATCAAAGAGCAATCAAAATCTGGCGTTAGATACGCCATTTTCCGCAATCGAGAAAATGTTTCTGATAGTGAGTTGCTTATGTCTGGAACCAGAGAGGTGCGCATTGTTCCTGTGGTTGGTGGTAGTAAGCGCGGCGGTATTCTGCAAACCGTTCTTGGTGTAGCGCTGATCGCCGTGGCTGGTATTGCCACTGGTGGCCTTGGTGCGGCGTTTGCGGCTGGAGCTGGTGCATGGGGAACGGCAGCTTCTGTTGGCTTGGCAATGTCGATTGGTGGTGTGGTGCAGATGATCTCGCCACAGCAGCAAGGATTATCCACTAGAGAGGCATCTGAAAACGCCCCAAGCTATGCCTTTGGTGGCGCCGTCAACACGACCGCAGCGGGTCATATTGTTGGTATTGGTTACGGAAGGCGGATGATCGGCGGTGCGGTGATCAGCGCAGGTATTTTTGCGGAAGATATTGCAAATTAA
- a CDS encoding C40 family peptidase, whose amino-acid sequence MDWQKNLLLHAQTAYPQECCGLLIQVGSERLYMACRNSANQPEHDFVIHLEDLAMFESMGEIVGICHSHPDASSKPSDRDIYNANALKAEYPNADWHIASWPEGDIHSFTPSGEAYPLIGRPFIHGVMDCYTLVRDYYSQALGITLPDYERSDLWWEGDQELYLDNFESAGFYKLCSGAPDEIANTQLEVGDVILMQILSDRVNHAAVFLGGDLILHHLYGRLSKTDVFGGYWLRNTRAILRHK is encoded by the coding sequence ATGGATTGGCAAAAAAACCTTTTGCTGCATGCACAAACGGCTTATCCGCAGGAATGCTGCGGACTACTGATTCAAGTAGGTAGTGAAAGGCTGTATATGGCTTGCCGCAACTCGGCAAACCAGCCAGAGCATGACTTTGTGATTCACCTAGAAGATTTAGCCATGTTTGAATCCATGGGTGAGATTGTTGGCATTTGCCACAGCCACCCAGATGCGAGCAGCAAACCAAGTGATCGAGATATTTACAACGCCAACGCGCTGAAAGCGGAATACCCGAATGCCGATTGGCACATTGCCAGTTGGCCTGAGGGCGATATTCACAGCTTTACGCCAAGCGGTGAGGCTTACCCGTTAATCGGTCGTCCCTTCATTCACGGCGTGATGGACTGCTACACCCTAGTGAGAGATTACTACTCTCAAGCCCTTGGCATTACCCTGCCAGATTACGAAAGAAGCGATCTGTGGTGGGAAGGTGATCAAGAGCTTTATCTAGATAACTTTGAGTCAGCCGGCTTTTACAAGCTGTGCAGTGGCGCACCAGATGAAATAGCAAATACCCAGCTTGAAGTCGGTGATGTGATTTTAATGCAGATATTAAGTGATCGAGTGAATCACGCCGCCGTTTTCCTCGGAGGCGATCTTATCCTTCACCACCTTTATGGCCGACTAAGCAAGACAGATGTTTTTGGCGGCTATTGGTTAAGAAACACAAGAGCCATTCTAAGACACAAATAA
- a CDS encoding phage minor tail protein L, with protein sequence MSLFADIQTLEPGSEIILFEIDGTEFDAGVFRFQYHQQQYTPEQIQASLQSGEPLPPQKIIWQGESYYSWPCQISGIEASSDGSPSSPTLTVANVNGSITALCIAYQDMSQAKVTLRRTLKKYLDAANFEGGNPSADPEQENVEIWYIRRKTSEDKNTVTFELSSPADVGGIKIGRKMTAYCQWCLKGQYRGTDCGYTGAAMFTDEDQPTDDPAKDKCSGTLTGCTLRFGQNNPLPHGGFPAVRLVRR encoded by the coding sequence TTGTCATTATTTGCAGACATTCAAACGCTCGAACCGGGTAGTGAAATTATTCTGTTTGAGATTGATGGCACTGAGTTTGATGCTGGCGTTTTTCGCTTTCAATATCACCAGCAGCAATACACGCCTGAGCAAATTCAAGCATCATTACAAAGCGGTGAACCACTCCCGCCCCAGAAAATCATCTGGCAGGGAGAAAGCTATTACTCTTGGCCTTGCCAAATCTCTGGCATTGAAGCAAGCAGCGATGGTTCGCCCTCATCGCCTACCCTTACTGTCGCCAACGTCAACGGTTCAATCACTGCCCTGTGCATTGCGTATCAAGATATGTCTCAGGCTAAGGTCACACTGCGCCGAACCCTGAAAAAGTACCTTGATGCCGCTAATTTCGAGGGTGGCAACCCAAGCGCGGATCCGGAACAAGAGAACGTAGAGATTTGGTACATCCGCCGCAAAACATCGGAAGATAAAAACACCGTAACGTTTGAGCTTTCAAGTCCAGCGGATGTGGGCGGCATCAAAATAGGCCGAAAAATGACGGCTTATTGCCAGTGGTGCTTAAAAGGACAGTACCGAGGCACAGATTGCGGCTATACCGGCGCGGCGATGTTCACCGATGAAGATCAACCAACTGATGATCCAGCAAAAGATAAATGCTCAGGCACGTTAACCGGCTGCACCCTGCGGTTTGGTCAAAACAACCCGTTACCTCACGGCGGTTTCCCTGCGGTTCGATTGGTAAGGAGATAG
- a CDS encoding phage tail protein, whose translation MALQEFTYCADKDATGTLEFRTRTAQFGDGYQQSAGDGINNRRQSWPLTFTKKKTEAEAIKAFFDDHEGYKAFAWKPPLSPIGLYVVASYSVLPLGAGLYRISATFNETFHP comes from the coding sequence ATGGCATTGCAAGAGTTCACCTACTGCGCAGATAAAGACGCAACCGGAACCTTAGAGTTCAGAACCCGAACCGCACAATTTGGTGATGGCTATCAACAATCGGCTGGCGATGGCATTAACAACCGTCGTCAGTCTTGGCCGCTCACGTTCACCAAGAAAAAAACCGAGGCAGAAGCCATTAAAGCGTTTTTTGATGATCATGAAGGATACAAGGCTTTCGCATGGAAGCCGCCACTTTCACCCATCGGGCTTTATGTTGTCGCCTCTTACTCTGTTCTCCCATTGGGCGCGGGTTTATACCGAATCAGCGCCACTTTTAACGAAACCTTTCACCCCTAG
- a CDS encoding phage tail tape measure protein: MASRSLGNLTVNMVMNTGSFTQGAGRAEAAVERLNKAAKKQRDELARLVGQIDPVVAEYDRIDKMEEKLRKHRKDGLLGKEDFDLYLGKLKDMRASVGQASVEFDKNGISAKQMQAALRGLPAQFTDIAVSLQGGQAPLTVLLQQGGQLKDMFGGIGPAAKAMRGYVAGLINPFSLAAASAGALALAYYQGSEEADRYRDAIILTGNASGVTADKLADMAKRLDEISGTQRNAAKAIAEIASTGKIAADEIGMVAQAAVMMESETGKAVSETVAEFVKLAEEPSKAIAELNKNQNFLTQAVYEQITALEKQGKTQEAARLAMETYSEELVERSSDVKKGLGTIERAWDGIKKVSSEAWDAMLNVGRRETDYDALAEINEQIEDAQRRLNNARSMLNSGIASTGYGTGKVDYSEQEKAAKKALESLTKERDLLSDKIKTQEEEAKKKAEINKLEKDAIEASQAINKVKEEGLSLDEKREKAIKAYLDNIEKIRKANPQSELLDPKAIEKDLDRIKEQFKEPEKRAKAYVDGAGLQMLMRLREQEAALREQLTTSGKLGSSQQELAKFEQQIADIKEKKTLTTQQKSLLAEQDAIRDQLNKNIVIEQELALREQAIRLQNMQASVTAQLANDIQKYEQSLANYGAGDEALKRLREEQAIRDDIAKQMERATSQNLAGKISNDELDSQRALLEKSLQDRLDAMTQYYQQLDALESDWSNGAKSAFDNYLYEAQRAAEISKQFFSGAFNAMEDSIYKFATTGKLSFKDFATSIISDMARIASQQAAAGLLELGGGLLGGGGFGSLFGFSSGGYTGSGGKFEPAGIVHKGEVVWSQDDINRAGGVGIVEALRKGALNFKEGLKGYADGGLVGMAPALAGATSSYSSSIAIQQEINIGQSESGASANPQAVAKAYADAAKMGAREEIIRQLQPGGMIWRAQNGR; encoded by the coding sequence ATGGCTTCACGCTCCCTAGGTAACTTGACTGTCAACATGGTGATGAACACCGGGAGTTTCACTCAAGGTGCTGGCCGAGCAGAAGCCGCTGTTGAACGTCTTAACAAAGCTGCTAAAAAACAACGCGATGAGTTAGCACGCTTAGTGGGTCAAATTGATCCTGTTGTTGCGGAATATGACCGCATCGACAAGATGGAAGAGAAGCTTCGCAAGCACAGAAAAGATGGCTTGTTGGGTAAGGAAGATTTTGATCTATACCTAGGCAAACTCAAAGACATGCGCGCTTCGGTTGGTCAGGCGTCTGTAGAGTTTGACAAAAACGGTATATCAGCAAAGCAGATGCAAGCCGCTTTGCGTGGCCTACCTGCACAATTTACTGACATCGCCGTCTCTTTACAGGGTGGTCAAGCCCCATTAACCGTGCTACTGCAACAAGGTGGCCAGTTAAAAGACATGTTTGGCGGTATTGGCCCTGCCGCTAAAGCCATGCGTGGCTATGTTGCCGGATTGATTAACCCATTTAGCCTAGCCGCCGCCTCTGCGGGTGCTTTGGCGCTGGCTTACTACCAAGGCAGTGAAGAGGCAGATCGATACCGTGACGCCATCATCCTCACGGGTAACGCCTCTGGTGTTACTGCTGATAAGCTTGCCGACATGGCAAAACGCCTTGATGAGATTTCAGGCACTCAACGCAATGCCGCTAAAGCGATTGCGGAAATCGCCTCCACAGGAAAAATTGCTGCTGATGAAATCGGTATGGTTGCCCAAGCTGCAGTAATGATGGAGTCAGAAACCGGAAAGGCAGTTTCGGAAACAGTAGCTGAGTTTGTCAAACTTGCGGAAGAACCCAGCAAAGCGATTGCTGAGTTAAACAAAAACCAAAACTTTCTCACTCAAGCGGTTTATGAGCAAATTACCGCGCTTGAGAAGCAAGGAAAAACGCAAGAAGCTGCCAGACTGGCAATGGAAACCTATTCAGAGGAGCTAGTAGAAAGATCCTCTGACGTAAAGAAAGGGCTTGGCACGATAGAGCGAGCTTGGGATGGAATAAAAAAAGTCTCATCCGAAGCTTGGGATGCAATGTTGAATGTTGGAAGAAGAGAAACTGATTATGATGCGTTAGCTGAGATTAATGAGCAGATCGAAGATGCTCAGAGAAGGCTAAACAACGCACGTTCTATGCTTAATTCCGGCATCGCCTCAACCGGTTACGGAACCGGTAAGGTTGATTACTCTGAGCAGGAAAAGGCAGCAAAAAAAGCGTTAGAATCACTGACCAAAGAGCGCGATCTTCTCTCTGACAAAATCAAAACTCAAGAAGAAGAGGCCAAGAAAAAGGCCGAAATCAATAAGCTTGAAAAGGATGCCATAGAAGCCTCTCAGGCAATCAACAAAGTCAAAGAGGAAGGCTTATCACTTGATGAGAAAAGAGAGAAGGCCATCAAGGCTTATCTCGATAACATCGAGAAGATTCGCAAAGCTAACCCACAAAGTGAGCTGCTTGATCCTAAAGCCATTGAAAAAGACCTTGATCGGATAAAAGAGCAGTTCAAAGAGCCAGAAAAACGCGCCAAAGCGTATGTTGACGGCGCTGGCTTGCAAATGTTGATGCGCCTAAGAGAGCAAGAGGCAGCACTCAGAGAGCAATTAACCACAAGCGGCAAACTTGGGTCATCACAACAAGAGTTGGCTAAATTTGAGCAGCAAATTGCTGACATTAAAGAAAAGAAAACCCTCACTACTCAGCAAAAAAGCTTACTGGCAGAGCAAGACGCGATCCGCGATCAGCTCAATAAAAACATTGTCATTGAGCAAGAGCTTGCACTGAGAGAGCAAGCCATCCGCCTGCAGAACATGCAAGCCTCCGTAACCGCTCAGTTAGCGAATGATATTCAAAAATATGAACAGTCATTAGCGAACTACGGCGCGGGCGATGAGGCACTAAAAAGACTGAGAGAAGAACAAGCGATCAGAGATGACATAGCCAAACAGATGGAGCGAGCCACATCGCAAAACCTCGCGGGTAAAATCTCCAACGATGAGCTTGATTCGCAAAGAGCACTGCTCGAAAAAAGTTTGCAAGATCGACTTGATGCGATGACACAATATTACCAGCAGCTTGACGCGCTTGAATCAGATTGGTCAAACGGTGCTAAATCAGCTTTTGATAACTATCTGTATGAAGCGCAAAGAGCCGCCGAAATATCAAAGCAGTTCTTTAGTGGTGCTTTTAACGCAATGGAAGATTCCATTTATAAATTCGCCACCACAGGCAAGCTCTCATTTAAAGACTTTGCCACATCAATCATTTCTGACATGGCAAGAATCGCCTCACAACAAGCGGCTGCTGGACTTCTTGAGTTAGGTGGCGGCCTGTTGGGTGGCGGTGGATTCGGAAGCTTATTTGGCTTTAGCTCTGGCGGATACACCGGCTCAGGCGGCAAGTTTGAGCCAGCCGGCATTGTGCACAAAGGTGAAGTGGTTTGGTCACAAGATGATATAAATCGCGCTGGTGGCGTGGGCATTGTTGAGGCACTAAGAAAAGGCGCGCTCAACTTTAAAGAAGGGCTAAAAGGTTATGCCGATGGCGGCTTGGTGGGCATGGCCCCAGCGTTAGCCGGAGCAACCAGCTCCTACTCTTCAAGCATTGCTATCCAGCAAGAGATCAACATCGGTCAATCTGAATCAGGCGCCTCAGCAAACCCTCAAGCGGTCGCAAAAGCGTATGCGGATGCGGCAAAAATGGGGGCGAGAGAGGAAATTATAAGGCAGCTACAGCCCGGCGGTATGATCTGGCGAGCGCAAAACGGACGTTAA
- a CDS encoding phage tail assembly chaperone family protein, TAC — protein MQQLTVEMLKQAGAFAPAKPERREIKWINDSQEIIEAVIHVRKSSFITMIEESKSVSDSSYLMATRIASSVVTEQGQPVFTVDDLLGNEEHGPICQSLAIALLNAIYDVNGVGKKADPKPSSQPTNSGTNLSLPASVGKRSRKPKTRSLTEKSSTGNPTDSSTDLSPSSEE, from the coding sequence ATGCAGCAGTTGACTGTAGAAATGCTCAAGCAAGCCGGTGCTTTTGCGCCGGCAAAACCTGAGCGTCGTGAAATCAAGTGGATTAACGACAGCCAAGAAATTATCGAAGCGGTTATCCATGTTCGTAAATCCTCCTTCATCACCATGATTGAAGAGAGCAAATCGGTATCAGATTCCTCTTACTTGATGGCAACTCGCATTGCATCAAGCGTGGTCACAGAACAGGGTCAGCCCGTTTTCACCGTTGATGATCTGTTAGGTAATGAAGAACACGGTCCTATCTGCCAATCACTGGCTATTGCGTTGCTGAATGCTATTTATGACGTCAACGGCGTGGGTAAAAAAGCAGACCCAAAGCCATCGAGCCAGCCGACGAATTCTGGCACGAACTTGTCCTTGCCGGCATCGGTGGGAAAACGGTCGAGGAAGCCAAAAACACGCTCACTTACCGAGAAGTCATCGACTGGCAATCCTACCGACTCAAGCACGGACCTCTCACCGTCCAGCGAAGAGTAA